A window of Komagataeibacter medellinensis NBRC 3288 contains these coding sequences:
- the moaA gene encoding GTP 3',8-cyclase MoaA, with the protein MDHTPLPDSYGRLLTYLRVSVTDRCDMRCIYCMAEDMTFLPKAEILSLTELERLCTSFIRHGVRRLRVTGGEPLVRRDVMSFFREMGGWLGQADGQPGLDELTLTTNASRLAEFADDLHACGVRRVNVSLDSLEPTRFARITRRGNLARTLDGIRAARAAGLAVRINTVAMAGVNADEFDGLIAWCGEIGADLCLIETMPMGETGEDRTDHYLPLSGVRRRLEQRWTLEPLAYRTGGPARYARIAQTGRRIGFITPMTHNFCESCNRVRLSCTGRLYTCLGHEGSTDLRGPLRAGADDGEMMEHVRAAILRKPRGHDFLIGRSADDPARVTRHMSVTGG; encoded by the coding sequence ATGGACCATACCCCACTACCCGATTCCTACGGTCGGCTGCTGACCTACCTGCGTGTATCGGTCACCGACCGGTGCGACATGCGCTGTATCTATTGCATGGCGGAAGACATGACCTTCCTGCCCAAGGCCGAAATCCTGTCACTTACGGAACTGGAGCGGCTGTGCACCTCCTTCATCCGCCATGGCGTGCGTCGGTTGCGGGTGACGGGGGGCGAGCCGCTGGTACGGCGCGATGTGATGTCCTTCTTCCGCGAAATGGGCGGATGGCTTGGCCAGGCGGATGGCCAGCCGGGACTGGATGAACTGACCCTGACCACCAATGCCAGCAGGCTGGCCGAGTTCGCGGATGACCTTCATGCCTGCGGTGTGCGGCGCGTCAACGTCAGCCTTGATTCGCTGGAGCCCACCCGCTTTGCGCGCATAACCCGGCGGGGCAACCTGGCCCGCACGCTTGATGGCATACGCGCCGCACGCGCGGCAGGGCTGGCCGTACGCATCAATACCGTGGCCATGGCAGGCGTGAACGCAGATGAATTTGACGGTCTGATTGCATGGTGTGGTGAAATCGGCGCCGACCTGTGCCTGATCGAGACCATGCCCATGGGCGAGACGGGCGAGGACCGGACCGATCACTATCTGCCGCTATCTGGCGTGCGCCGCAGGCTTGAACAGCGCTGGACACTGGAACCGCTGGCTTATCGCACAGGCGGTCCCGCGCGCTATGCCCGCATTGCGCAGACCGGGCGCCGGATCGGCTTCATCACGCCGATGACCCATAATTTCTGTGAAAGCTGCAACCGGGTGCGGCTGTCCTGCACCGGCAGGCTGTATACCTGCCTTGGCCATGAGGGATCGACCGACCTGCGTGGCCCGCTCCGTGCTGGCGCCGATGATGGGGAGATGATGGAGCACGTACGCGCCGCCATCCTGCGCAAGCCACGCGGGCATGACTTCCTGATTGGCCGTAGCGCGGATGACCCGGCCCGTGTCACGCGCCATATGAGTGTAACCGGCGGCTGA
- a CDS encoding BolA family protein produces the protein MEQQATGRAGRIDRILREHLAPVELQIKDDSARHAHHAHMRDNGVQAGESHYNVLVISPAFNGVGRVQRSRMVHDLLAGEFAGGMHALSLVLRTPEEQARMNVA, from the coding sequence ATGGAACAGCAAGCAACCGGACGGGCCGGACGGATCGATCGCATCCTGCGCGAACACCTCGCCCCCGTGGAACTGCAGATCAAGGATGACAGCGCCCGCCACGCCCATCACGCCCACATGCGCGACAATGGCGTGCAGGCGGGCGAAAGTCACTACAATGTGCTGGTGATCAGCCCTGCCTTCAATGGTGTGGGCCGCGTGCAGCGTTCGCGCATGGTGCATGACCTACTGGCGGGCGAGTTCGCGGGCGGGATGCACGCGCTTTCGCTCGTGCTGCGCACGCCTGAAGAACAGGCGCGGATGAACGTGGCATGA
- a CDS encoding DUF2147 domain-containing protein, with amino-acid sequence MHDSNKDNHPGQTGTRAARWLACSTGAVLCAMGMMLAPIAIPATSHAQTAEPDIIGRWMTKDHDGVFEISHCGQEVCGHLVGLRYETKMPRDKHGEAECNLPMLNGFKPDTDTPGHWNGRVTDPDTGHVYHAKLWVSQSGDLKLRGFVAVPLFGETETWSRYTGSIGPACKLP; translated from the coding sequence ATGCATGACAGCAACAAGGACAACCACCCGGGCCAGACCGGTACCCGAGCCGCGCGGTGGCTGGCATGCAGCACGGGCGCCGTGCTGTGCGCCATGGGAATGATGCTTGCACCCATTGCCATACCCGCCACCAGCCATGCACAGACCGCCGAGCCTGACATCATCGGCCGGTGGATGACCAAGGACCACGATGGGGTATTCGAGATTTCCCATTGCGGACAGGAAGTGTGCGGCCACCTGGTTGGCCTGCGCTATGAAACCAAGATGCCACGCGACAAACACGGGGAGGCGGAATGCAACCTGCCCATGCTAAACGGCTTTAAGCCCGATACGGATACCCCTGGCCACTGGAACGGCCGTGTGACCGATCCCGATACGGGGCATGTTTACCATGCCAAGCTTTGGGTTTCACAGTCTGGCGACTTGAAGCTGCGCGGCTTCGTGGCCGTACCCTTATTTGGTGAAACGGAAACATGGAGCCGCTATACTGGCAGCATCGGCCCGGCCTGCAAGCTACCCTGA
- a CDS encoding DUF1178 family protein, which produces MIRYQLRCGAGHEFEGWFPGSSAFERQAANGLLCCPQCGTHTVARALMAPAVRTRPAAPAQAAETLPPIATPPGHAPEALPDAMIALLQKMRQTVEEHCEDVGDRFAHEALEMHRGTRESRGIYGSMTVQEQAELDEEGVEVHAIPWVRRADS; this is translated from the coding sequence ATGATCCGGTACCAGTTGCGCTGCGGCGCAGGGCATGAATTCGAAGGGTGGTTTCCCGGCAGCAGCGCGTTTGAGCGGCAGGCTGCCAATGGCCTGCTGTGCTGCCCGCAATGTGGCACGCACACTGTAGCCCGCGCCCTCATGGCGCCCGCAGTCCGCACAAGGCCAGCAGCCCCCGCGCAGGCGGCAGAAACGTTGCCACCCATCGCCACGCCACCCGGCCATGCGCCAGAAGCGCTGCCTGATGCCATGATCGCCCTGTTACAGAAAATGCGCCAGACGGTGGAAGAGCATTGCGAGGATGTGGGCGACCGCTTTGCGCATGAAGCACTGGAAATGCACCGGGGCACGCGCGAATCCCGTGGTATATACGGTAGTATGACCGTACAGGAACAGGCCGAACTGGATGAGGAAGGGGTGGAAGTCCACGCCATACCCTGGGTCAGGCGGGCCGATAGCTAG
- the pgmG gene encoding phosphoglucomutase/phosphomannomutase PgmG has protein sequence MTFQHRFDPSTLREYDIRGVVGTTLGPEDAYAIGRTFGSMVARAGGQRLIIGRDGRLSSPSLEQALVEGAVASGMAVQRIGCGPTPMLYFASVAFGADGAIMVTGSHNPPDHNGFKILQANQPFFGPQVRELGRLSAMGDVVPHNPGTTQDVDIRPDYVARLLRDYDDGPRPLKVVWDNASSAAGDVLSMVVQRLPGTHHILNGTIDGHFPAHHPDPTIPANMRQLADAVRMEKADLGLAFDGDADRLGVVDDTGTMIWADQLLVLVARDVLRARPGATVIADVKASQILFDEIARAGGRPLMWKSGHSPIKTKMAETRAPLAGEMSGHFFFADRWYGFDDGLYAAIRLLGIVSRLSQPLSAIRAALPATLSTPELRFDCPETRKFGVIAEVASRLEKTGATVCAIDGVRVSTGEGWWLLRASNTQALLVARVEGATQAALERLKAELCAQLALSGIAAPDFSGARSD, from the coding sequence ATGACCTTCCAGCACCGGTTCGATCCCTCCACCCTGCGGGAATATGACATCCGCGGGGTTGTGGGAACAACCCTTGGCCCGGAAGACGCCTATGCCATCGGCCGCACCTTCGGCAGCATGGTGGCACGGGCGGGTGGTCAGCGCCTTATCATCGGTCGTGACGGGCGGCTTTCTTCTCCTTCCCTTGAGCAAGCGCTTGTGGAAGGGGCGGTGGCATCTGGCATGGCGGTGCAGCGTATTGGCTGCGGGCCAACGCCCATGCTGTATTTCGCCTCGGTCGCCTTTGGGGCCGACGGGGCAATCATGGTTACGGGTAGCCATAACCCCCCAGACCATAATGGCTTCAAGATCCTGCAGGCCAACCAGCCTTTCTTTGGCCCGCAGGTCAGAGAACTGGGGCGACTGTCCGCCATGGGCGATGTCGTGCCGCACAACCCCGGCACCACGCAGGATGTGGACATAAGGCCCGATTATGTCGCGCGCCTCCTGCGCGATTACGATGATGGCCCGCGCCCGCTGAAAGTGGTGTGGGATAATGCCAGCAGTGCGGCAGGCGATGTCCTTTCCATGGTCGTGCAAAGACTTCCCGGCACGCACCATATCCTCAACGGCACGATCGACGGCCATTTTCCCGCACATCACCCCGATCCCACCATTCCTGCCAACATGCGCCAGTTGGCCGATGCCGTACGGATGGAAAAGGCAGACCTTGGCCTGGCGTTCGATGGCGATGCCGACCGTCTGGGCGTGGTGGATGATACAGGCACCATGATATGGGCCGACCAGTTGCTGGTGCTTGTGGCGCGCGACGTGCTGCGTGCCCGGCCGGGGGCCACGGTCATTGCCGATGTCAAGGCAAGCCAGATCCTGTTTGATGAGATTGCACGCGCAGGCGGCAGGCCGCTCATGTGGAAATCTGGCCATTCCCCCATCAAGACCAAGATGGCCGAGACGCGCGCCCCGTTAGCGGGCGAAATGTCGGGCCATTTCTTTTTTGCCGACAGGTGGTACGGATTTGATGACGGGCTTTATGCCGCCATCCGGCTGCTGGGCATTGTCTCGCGCCTGTCACAACCGCTATCGGCCATACGTGCGGCACTCCCTGCCACGCTGTCCACACCCGAACTGCGTTTTGACTGCCCCGAAACACGCAAATTCGGCGTAATTGCGGAAGTTGCCTCCCGTCTGGAAAAAACCGGAGCCACGGTCTGCGCCATTGATGGCGTGCGTGTCTCGACAGGGGAGGGGTGGTGGCTGCTGCGCGCCTCCAACACGCAGGCCCTTCTGGTCGCGCGGGTGGAAGGAGCCACGCAGGCCGCGCTGGAACGGCTCAAGGCGGAACTCTGTGCCCAGCTTGCATTGTCGGGCATTGCCGCGCCTGATTTTTCCGGGGCGAGAAGCGACTGA
- the lipB gene encoding lipoyl(octanoyl) transferase LipB, whose product MKGAWAMTENEFLWHRAPDLVPYPAALAEMEAQARGIREGTMPERVWLLEHPPTYTAGTSARESDLFNPRGYPTYPAGRGGQWTYHGPGQRVAYAMLDLSRPHGMVPARDLRAYVHALEEWLIRTLAHFDVVGERRADRIGVWVVDPATGREEKVAAIGVRVSRWVSWHGVALNVAPDLSDFGGIVPCGISDYGVTSLAKLGRHPTMGDVDAALTATWPECFGPIPGAQG is encoded by the coding sequence ATGAAAGGCGCATGGGCAATGACTGAAAACGAGTTTTTATGGCACAGGGCACCGGATCTGGTGCCCTACCCCGCCGCATTGGCGGAAATGGAGGCGCAGGCCCGCGGAATTCGGGAGGGAACGATGCCCGAGCGCGTCTGGCTGCTTGAACATCCCCCCACCTACACCGCTGGTACCTCGGCAAGGGAATCGGACCTGTTCAACCCGCGCGGCTATCCAACCTATCCCGCCGGGCGTGGCGGACAGTGGACCTATCATGGTCCCGGCCAGCGGGTGGCCTATGCTATGCTCGACTTATCCCGGCCGCACGGCATGGTGCCCGCGCGCGACCTGCGGGCCTATGTTCACGCGCTGGAGGAATGGCTGATTCGCACCCTTGCCCACTTCGATGTGGTGGGCGAGCGTCGGGCCGACCGTATTGGCGTGTGGGTGGTCGATCCCGCCACGGGGCGGGAGGAAAAGGTGGCCGCTATCGGGGTGCGCGTCTCGCGCTGGGTCAGTTGGCACGGGGTGGCGCTCAATGTCGCACCCGACCTAAGCGATTTTGGTGGAATCGTGCCCTGCGGCATCAGCGATTACGGCGTGACCAGCCTGGCGAAGCTGGGGCGGCACCCCACAATGGGGGACGTGGATGCGGCACTGACCGCGACCTGGCCTGAATGCTTCGGCCCGATTCCCGGCGCGCAGGGATAG
- a CDS encoding ComF family protein codes for MPSILSALPWRRATTGLLDLLFPPRCPGCGEDVAQAGHLCGACVSRMHLITDPFCRRCALPFTSRAAAGPDRTCASCTENPPPWHEGRAAMVYDDMPRSLILPLKYADATENAGLLGRYMAWAAKDLIRPDSLLMPVPLHRLRLFGRRYNQALLLARALGRQARVAVMADGLERTRATRPLEGLGRPARHDLMRGVIGVRAHRRAAIQGRHVIVVDDVMTTGATLGACAHALLGAGAARVDVLAAARACGQYEQQ; via the coding sequence ATGCCCTCAATCCTTTCCGCCCTGCCATGGCGACGCGCCACGACGGGTCTGCTCGACCTGCTGTTCCCGCCCCGCTGCCCCGGCTGCGGCGAAGACGTGGCGCAGGCAGGTCACCTGTGCGGTGCCTGTGTAAGCCGGATGCACCTGATCACGGACCCGTTCTGCCGCCGCTGCGCGCTGCCATTCACATCGCGCGCGGCTGCCGGACCGGACCGGACATGTGCATCGTGCACCGAAAACCCGCCCCCCTGGCACGAAGGGCGGGCCGCCATGGTATATGACGACATGCCGCGTAGCCTGATCCTGCCGCTGAAATATGCCGATGCTACGGAAAACGCGGGCCTGCTTGGCCGTTACATGGCATGGGCGGCAAAGGACCTGATCAGGCCGGACAGCCTGCTCATGCCGGTCCCACTGCACCGGCTCCGGCTGTTCGGGCGCCGCTACAACCAGGCGTTACTGCTGGCCCGCGCACTGGGGCGGCAGGCCAGGGTAGCGGTCATGGCCGATGGGCTGGAACGCACCCGCGCCACCCGCCCGCTTGAGGGGCTGGGCCGCCCGGCGCGCCATGACCTGATGCGCGGAGTGATTGGCGTGCGTGCCCACCGCCGTGCCGCCATACAGGGGCGGCATGTGATCGTGGTGGATGACGTGATGACAACCGGCGCCACCCTTGGCGCCTGCGCCCATGCTCTGCTTGGTGCCGGAGCGGCCCGCGTTGATGTGCTTGCTGCGGCGCGTGCCTGTGGCCAGTATGAACAACAATAG
- the galU gene encoding UTP--glucose-1-phosphate uridylyltransferase GalU yields the protein MHLEVNILVIKPLKKAVLPVAGLGTRFLPATKCVPKEMLTVVDRPLIQYAIDEAREAGIEEFCLVSSRGKDSLIDYFDISYELEDTLKARKKASALKALEATRVTPGSMLSVRQQEPLGLGHAIWCAREFIGNDPFAILLPDDVVQSKKSCIGQLVEVYNKTGGNVLAVTEVPREQTGSYGILDVGHDDGKTVEVKGLVEKPDPKDAPSTLSVIGRYVLTADVLKHLAKLEKGAGGEVQLTDAMAKTIGHVPFHGFRYEGKRFDCGSKVGFLEAQIAFALEREELAGDVREFLKKYK from the coding sequence ATGCATCTTGAGGTAAATATTTTAGTGATCAAGCCCCTTAAAAAAGCCGTATTGCCGGTTGCCGGTCTTGGAACGCGTTTTCTGCCCGCCACCAAGTGCGTGCCCAAGGAAATGCTGACCGTCGTTGACCGCCCGCTCATCCAGTATGCGATTGACGAGGCACGTGAAGCCGGAATCGAGGAATTCTGCCTTGTTTCCAGCCGGGGCAAGGACTCCCTGATCGATTATTTCGATATTTCCTACGAACTGGAAGACACGCTGAAGGCCCGCAAGAAGGCATCGGCCCTGAAGGCGCTGGAAGCAACCCGTGTCACCCCCGGTTCCATGCTGTCCGTGCGCCAGCAGGAACCGCTGGGCCTGGGCCACGCCATCTGGTGTGCACGTGAGTTCATCGGCAACGACCCGTTCGCTATCCTGCTGCCCGATGACGTGGTGCAGAGCAAGAAGTCGTGCATCGGCCAGTTGGTCGAGGTCTATAACAAGACCGGTGGCAATGTTCTGGCCGTGACCGAAGTGCCGCGTGAGCAGACCGGCAGCTACGGCATTCTTGATGTCGGCCATGACGATGGCAAGACCGTCGAGGTCAAGGGCCTGGTTGAGAAGCCCGACCCGAAGGACGCGCCCTCCACCCTGTCCGTGATCGGTCGTTACGTGCTGACGGCGGATGTGCTCAAGCACCTTGCCAAGCTCGAGAAGGGTGCCGGCGGTGAAGTCCAGTTGACGGACGCCATGGCCAAGACCATCGGGCATGTGCCGTTCCATGGTTTCCGCTACGAAGGCAAGCGCTTCGACTGCGGCAGCAAGGTCGGCTTCCTTGAAGCCCAGATTGCCTTCGCGCTGGAGCGCGAGGAACTGGCGGGCGACGTTCGGGAATTCCTGAAAAAGTATAAATGA
- a CDS encoding J domain-containing protein, with translation MMKRRNTRHRAFDPDPDAPERCCDMHDCDQPAGYRAPRSRDALNSYFWFCLEHVREYNARWDYYRGMSPGQIEAHIRADTSWNRPSWKLGQGKAAHTFSEEDMLDPLDLLKGAAKARARAARRKHEEDRRADAPQALKYPLGVLDLGWPVSMEELKTRYKDLARRHHPDANGGDRKAEERFKGINIAYTAVRAHLVANAGREGMARSA, from the coding sequence ATGATGAAGAGAAGGAACACCCGACACCGCGCCTTTGATCCCGATCCGGATGCGCCGGAGCGCTGCTGTGACATGCATGATTGCGACCAACCCGCGGGATACCGCGCCCCGCGGTCGCGTGATGCGCTGAACAGCTATTTCTGGTTCTGTCTGGAACATGTGCGCGAGTACAATGCGCGCTGGGACTATTACCGTGGCATGAGTCCCGGCCAGATCGAGGCCCATATCCGCGCCGATACGTCATGGAACCGCCCGTCGTGGAAGTTGGGTCAGGGCAAGGCCGCCCACACCTTTAGCGAGGAGGACATGCTCGATCCCCTCGACCTGCTCAAGGGGGCGGCGAAGGCTCGCGCCCGCGCCGCGCGTCGCAAGCATGAGGAAGACCGCCGCGCCGATGCTCCTCAGGCTCTCAAATACCCGCTGGGCGTGCTGGATCTGGGCTGGCCCGTCTCGATGGAGGAACTCAAAACCCGCTACAAGGATCTTGCCCGCCGTCACCACCCTGATGCCAATGGCGGGGACCGCAAGGCGGAGGAACGCTTCAAGGGCATCAACATTGCCTATACGGCCGTGCGTGCCCACCTTGTTGCAAATGCCGGGCGCGAGGGAATGGCCCGCAGCGCCTGA
- the grxC gene encoding glutaredoxin 3 — protein sequence MPAIDIYTQPGCPYCIRAVRLLAQKGVPFNEINAPHGTPERADSIRRSGGRTTVPQIFIDGTPVGGCDDLMALERTGRLDGLLGAAG from the coding sequence ATGCCCGCGATCGACATCTATACCCAGCCCGGCTGCCCTTACTGCATCCGCGCGGTTCGCCTGCTGGCGCAAAAGGGCGTCCCTTTCAACGAGATCAATGCCCCGCATGGCACGCCCGAGCGGGCGGACTCCATCCGCCGATCTGGCGGGCGCACCACCGTGCCGCAGATCTTCATCGACGGCACGCCCGTGGGGGGCTGTGATGACCTGATGGCGCTGGAACGCACAGGCAGGCTTGATGGCCTGCTGGGCGCTGCGGGCTGA
- a CDS encoding DUF3553 domain-containing protein has translation MAQPPFRSFLVPGQAVSHPDHPEWGDGLVQSAIGHRVTVMFPHAGKVVIDATVVHLTELS, from the coding sequence ATGGCCCAACCTCCTTTCCGTTCCTTTCTTGTGCCCGGGCAGGCCGTCAGCCATCCCGACCACCCGGAATGGGGTGACGGACTGGTCCAGTCCGCCATCGGGCACCGGGTTACGGTCATGTTCCCCCATGCAGGAAAAGTGGTGATTGACGCTACGGTCGTGCACCTGACCGAACTGTCATAG
- a CDS encoding LolA family protein, with protein MKPAFPFATRRLMMGGLLTLLAACAGVPEQAPDQRTDIARVETYLNTSHGLQADFVQTWPDGGKGQGVLHYDPGRLRLDYTTPGAMKLVAAGGHLLFVDHRRESVTRMSLGHQPLGLILDQPVHLSGQILVTAVQHGANSLQVSLARADSPSQGILTLGFSDMGGKLSLLVIEMTDVERQHIRLDLSNAAASGQPWPDTMFTLSASN; from the coding sequence ATGAAGCCCGCCTTCCCCTTCGCCACGCGGCGGCTGATGATGGGCGGGCTGCTGACCCTGCTGGCCGCCTGCGCCGGCGTGCCCGAGCAGGCACCCGACCAGCGCACGGACATTGCCCGCGTGGAGACCTACCTCAATACATCGCACGGGCTGCAGGCCGATTTTGTCCAGACCTGGCCCGATGGCGGCAAGGGGCAGGGGGTGCTGCACTACGACCCCGGCCGCCTGCGCCTTGACTACACCACACCGGGGGCGATGAAGCTGGTGGCGGCAGGTGGCCACCTTCTGTTCGTGGACCATCGGCGCGAATCGGTTACCCGCATGTCGCTTGGTCACCAGCCGCTCGGGCTGATCCTGGACCAGCCGGTACACCTGTCGGGCCAGATTCTGGTCACGGCGGTACAGCATGGCGCCAACAGCCTGCAGGTCTCGCTTGCACGCGCGGACAGCCCGTCACAGGGAATCCTGACGCTTGGATTCTCCGACATGGGGGGCAAGCTGTCGCTGCTGGTAATCGAGATGACGGATGTGGAACGCCAGCACATCCGCCTTGACCTGAGCAATGCCGCAGCCAGCGGCCAGCCCTGGCCTGATACGATGTTTACCCTCTCCGCCAGCAATTAA
- a CDS encoding class I SAM-dependent methyltransferase, with protein MRSHDRRLGSAGPRAHIRTMTTEVPQIFDRHAVRVHRDRAATTMATVRPILAEAATRLLDRLDDVTRSFGTALDIGGRGVVAPALRARGIATVAADLSPRLCARDDGPAICMDGEWLPFAAHSFDLVVACLSLHGVNDLPGLLAQVRRILVPDGLFLACMPVLPTLGGLRHALLEAETARRGGVSPRVSPFPGLRECAGLLQRAGFALPVADADVIHLSYRTPMGLLTDLRHAGETNTLRQRARGLTHPALLADALARLPLEADDSLTQDLHVAMMTGWSPAPTQPQPLRPGQFSISLEQALRGKP; from the coding sequence ATGCGTTCACACGATCGTAGGCTTGGCAGCGCCGGGCCACGGGCGCACATCAGAACCATGACGACCGAGGTGCCGCAGATATTTGACCGCCATGCCGTGCGTGTGCATCGAGACCGCGCCGCGACTACAATGGCGACGGTCCGCCCGATCCTGGCGGAAGCAGCCACGCGCCTGCTGGACCGGCTGGATGACGTGACCCGTTCCTTTGGCACGGCGCTGGATATTGGCGGTCGGGGCGTGGTGGCGCCTGCCCTGCGCGCGCGTGGCATTGCAACGGTGGCGGCCGATCTCTCGCCCCGGCTGTGCGCACGCGATGATGGCCCTGCAATATGTATGGATGGGGAGTGGCTGCCTTTTGCTGCCCACAGTTTTGACCTGGTGGTGGCCTGCCTGTCGCTGCACGGGGTGAACGACTTGCCGGGCCTGCTGGCGCAGGTGCGCCGCATATTGGTGCCGGACGGGCTGTTTCTGGCCTGCATGCCGGTGCTGCCCACGCTGGGCGGCCTGCGCCATGCCCTGCTTGAGGCTGAAACCGCGCGCCGTGGCGGGGTATCCCCACGTGTCTCGCCCTTTCCCGGTCTGCGGGAGTGTGCCGGACTGCTCCAGCGCGCGGGCTTTGCCCTGCCGGTGGCGGATGCGGATGTGATCCATCTTTCCTACCGCACGCCCATGGGGCTGCTGACGGACCTGCGCCATGCGGGCGAAACAAACACCCTGCGCCAGCGTGCGCGCGGTCTGACCCATCCCGCCCTGCTGGCCGATGCGCTGGCCCGTTTGCCGCTGGAGGCTGATGACAGCCTGACGCAGGACCTGCATGTGGCGATGATGACCGGCTGGTCCCCTGCCCCCACCCAGCCGCAGCCGCTGCGGCCGGGGCAGTTCAGTATCAGCCTGGAGCAGGCGCTGCGCGGGAAGCCCTAG
- the cobS gene encoding cobaltochelatase subunit CobS, which yields MNEPADLTTAAVDANGTPLPAISAVSAPDLQVTARDVFGIDSDMKVPAFSVRTEHVPEIDPSYKFDHDTTLAILAGFAFNRRVMVQGYHGTGKSSHIEQVAARLNWPSVRINLDSHISRIDLIGKDAIVLKDGQQITEFREGLLPWGLQHPCALVFDEYDAGRPDVMFVIQRVLEVEGHLTLLDQNRVIRPHPFFRLFATANTVGLGDTTGLYHGTQQINQGQMDRWNIVTTLNYLPHAQETAIVMAKMGIDPKKDEVGRKRVESMVALADLTRSGFIAGDISTVMSPRTVISWAQNFDIFKDLAFAFRVTFLNKCDEAERPTVAEYYQRCFNASPLAPRD from the coding sequence ATGAACGAACCCGCAGACCTGACAACTGCCGCAGTGGATGCCAACGGCACGCCGCTTCCCGCCATTTCAGCTGTTTCCGCCCCTGATCTACAGGTCACGGCGCGCGATGTGTTCGGCATCGACAGCGACATGAAGGTTCCGGCTTTTTCCGTGCGTACCGAGCATGTTCCTGAAATCGACCCTTCCTACAAATTCGATCACGATACCACGCTGGCCATTCTGGCGGGCTTCGCCTTCAACCGCCGTGTCATGGTCCAGGGCTACCACGGCACGGGCAAGTCATCTCATATCGAACAGGTGGCGGCACGGCTGAACTGGCCTAGCGTGCGTATCAACCTCGACAGCCACATCTCGCGCATCGACCTGATCGGCAAGGATGCGATCGTGCTGAAGGATGGCCAGCAGATCACTGAATTCCGCGAAGGTCTGCTGCCCTGGGGGCTGCAGCACCCCTGCGCGCTGGTATTTGATGAATACGATGCCGGCCGCCCGGATGTGATGTTCGTGATCCAACGCGTGCTGGAGGTGGAAGGCCACCTGACTCTGCTTGACCAGAACCGCGTCATCCGTCCGCACCCCTTCTTCCGCCTGTTCGCCACTGCCAACACCGTGGGGCTGGGTGATACGACGGGGCTGTACCACGGCACCCAGCAGATCAATCAGGGCCAGATGGACCGCTGGAATATTGTGACCACGCTGAACTACCTGCCTCACGCGCAGGAAACCGCCATCGTAATGGCCAAGATGGGCATCGACCCCAAAAAGGACGAGGTCGGGCGCAAGCGGGTGGAAAGCATGGTGGCGTTGGCGGACCTGACGCGCTCGGGGTTCATTGCGGGGGATATCTCCACCGTCATGTCACCGCGAACGGTGATCAGCTGGGCGCAGAATTTCGATATTTTCAAAGATCTTGCCTTTGCCTTCCGCGTTACCTTCCTCAACAAGTGCGACGAGGCGGAACGCCCCACGGTGGCGGAATATTATCAGCGCTGCTTCAACGCCAGCCCGCTGGCGCCCCGGGATTGA